A window of the Pseudomonas fluorescens genome harbors these coding sequences:
- a CDS encoding HupE/UreJ family protein: MTLKRILGAVALLLTPALAFAHPGHGDSGLVAGISHPIGGLDHLLAMVAVGLWAAQQQGAARWALPCTFVGTMLIGGLLGFEGLELPALESGIAASVLALGLAVALAVRPPLVMAVAATALFALFHGVAHGLELPDMSSPWAYAAGFVVATAALHAAGYAVVRFLPQAAAPLVRLAGAASAVTGVWLMAG; the protein is encoded by the coding sequence ATGACACTCAAACGCATTCTCGGCGCCGTCGCACTGCTGCTGACCCCCGCCCTGGCCTTCGCCCACCCCGGCCATGGCGACTCTGGCCTGGTGGCCGGCATCAGCCATCCGATCGGCGGCCTCGACCATTTGCTGGCGATGGTGGCCGTCGGTCTGTGGGCGGCGCAGCAGCAAGGCGCGGCGCGCTGGGCGCTGCCGTGTACGTTCGTCGGTACCATGCTGATCGGCGGCCTGCTCGGCTTTGAAGGGCTGGAGCTGCCGGCGCTGGAAAGCGGGATCGCCGCCTCGGTGCTGGCGCTGGGTCTGGCGGTTGCGCTGGCCGTGCGTCCACCGCTGGTGATGGCGGTGGCGGCGACGGCGCTTTTTGCGCTGTTCCACGGCGTGGCCCATGGCCTGGAATTGCCGGACATGTCGAGCCCATGGGCGTATGCCGCCGGTTTCGTGGTCGCGACGGCTGCGCTGCATGCGGCGGGTTATGCGGTGGTTCGTTTTCTGCCCCAGGCGGCTGCGCCGCTGGTTCGACTGGCCGGAGCGGCTTCGGCGGTGACCGGAGTTTGGCTTATGGCCGGTTGA